A region from the Hydrogenimonas sp. genome encodes:
- a CDS encoding glutamyl-tRNA synthetase codes for MVVTRFAPSPTGFLHIGGLRTALFNYLWARRNNGEFKLRIEDTDLSRNSAEATKAILEAFDWVGMDYDGEPVYQSDRFDLYRSYIMKLLDEGKAYYCYMSKEELDKLREEQMARKERPRYDGRYRDFTGEPPEGVEPVVRIKAPLKGEIVFEDGIKGTITISADEVDDFIIARSDGTPTYNFVVAIDDALMGMTDVIRGDDHLYNTPKQIIVYEALGFKLPRFYHVPMILGEGGKKLSKRDGAADVMDYKRAGYLPEALLNFLVRLGWSRGDQEIFTMEEMLEHFDPSDINASASQYNPDKLLWLNAHYIKNSSNERLAKLLEEFGVYLLSHDKREILLDIFKERCKTLKEMAEQIKEVLEAPKEYDAKALKKAMKGEAVEILGSFAEKLGSSGELHLPTDYHSLMEEFVKEAEIGFGKIGMPLRVALIGRLGGPDLSDVMSIIGKEETTERIERLIEHVKEADAS; via the coding sequence ATGGTTGTTACACGTTTCGCACCGTCTCCGACGGGTTTTCTGCATATAGGCGGCCTCAGAACCGCACTCTTCAACTATCTCTGGGCAAGGCGCAACAACGGAGAGTTCAAGCTACGCATAGAAGATACCGACCTGAGCCGAAACTCCGCGGAGGCTACGAAGGCGATACTCGAGGCTTTCGACTGGGTAGGTATGGATTACGACGGTGAGCCGGTATACCAGTCTGACCGCTTCGATCTCTACCGCAGCTACATAATGAAACTGCTCGACGAGGGGAAGGCCTACTACTGCTATATGAGCAAAGAGGAGCTCGACAAACTCCGCGAAGAGCAGATGGCGAGGAAGGAGAGACCTAGGTACGACGGGCGCTACCGTGACTTTACGGGCGAGCCTCCCGAAGGTGTGGAGCCTGTAGTCCGCATCAAGGCTCCTCTTAAGGGAGAGATCGTTTTTGAAGACGGGATAAAGGGGACGATAACGATAAGCGCAGATGAGGTGGATGACTTCATCATTGCCAGGAGCGACGGAACTCCTACATACAACTTCGTCGTCGCAATAGACGATGCGCTTATGGGAATGACCGACGTCATACGCGGAGACGACCACCTCTACAACACTCCCAAGCAGATCATCGTCTACGAGGCGCTCGGCTTCAAGCTTCCCCGCTTCTACCATGTTCCTATGATTCTGGGAGAGGGGGGCAAAAAGCTCTCCAAGCGTGACGGTGCCGCCGATGTGATGGACTACAAGCGCGCCGGATATCTTCCGGAGGCGCTCCTGAATTTCCTGGTACGCCTCGGGTGGAGCCGCGGAGACCAGGAGATATTCACGATGGAGGAGATGCTGGAGCACTTCGATCCGTCCGATATCAACGCTTCGGCTTCGCAGTACAACCCCGACAAGCTGCTCTGGCTCAATGCGCACTACATAAAAAACAGCTCAAACGAGAGGCTGGCGAAGCTTCTCGAAGAGTTCGGGGTCTACCTCCTGAGCCACGACAAGAGGGAGATTCTGCTCGATATCTTCAAAGAGAGGTGTAAAACCCTGAAGGAGATGGCCGAACAGATCAAAGAGGTGCTTGAGGCGCCGAAAGAGTATGACGCAAAGGCGCTCAAAAAGGCGATGAAGGGTGAAGCGGTAGAGATACTCGGCTCTTTTGCCGAAAAGCTCGGGAGTTCGGGTGAGCTCCACCTTCCCACGGATTACCACTCTTTGATGGAGGAGTTTGTGAAAGAGGCGGAGATAGGTTTCGGGAAGATAGGAATGCCCCTTCGTGTAGCGCTTATAGGGCGTCTCGGCGGGCCCGACCTCAGTGATGTGATGAGCATTATCGGAAAAGAGGAGACAACAGAGCGTATAGAGCGGCTCATAGAGCATGTAAAGGAAGCGGATGCCTCATAG
- a CDS encoding deoxycytidine triphosphate deaminase — MGLKSDRWIRETALKQKMIEPFCEDQVGKGVVSYGLSSYGYDIRVSNEFKIFTNVNAEVVDPKRFDDRNVVDVVDDICIVPPNSFALARTVEYFRIPRNVLAICLGKSTYARCGIIVNVTPFEPEFEGHITIEISNTTPLPAKIYANEGIAQVLFFEGDEPCEVSYKDKSGKYQAQTGITLPRILGD, encoded by the coding sequence ATGGGGCTTAAGAGCGACCGTTGGATAAGAGAGACTGCACTGAAACAGAAGATGATAGAGCCTTTCTGCGAAGATCAGGTCGGCAAAGGTGTCGTAAGCTACGGCCTGAGCAGCTACGGCTACGACATACGTGTAAGCAACGAGTTCAAGATATTCACAAATGTAAATGCGGAGGTTGTCGACCCCAAGCGTTTCGACGACAGAAACGTTGTGGATGTCGTAGACGACATCTGTATCGTTCCTCCGAACTCCTTCGCGCTGGCCCGAACCGTGGAGTACTTCAGGATACCCAGAAACGTGCTTGCGATATGTCTGGGCAAAAGCACATATGCTCGCTGCGGAATAATAGTAAACGTAACCCCTTTCGAGCCTGAATTCGAAGGGCATATTACCATCGAAATATCCAACACGACCCCCCTGCCTGCGAAAATATACGCAAACGAAGGGATAGCGCAGGTCCTCTTCTTCGAAGGCGACGAACCTTGTGAAGTAAGCTACAAAGACAAGTCCGGCAAATACCAGGCACAGACCGGTATCACCCTGCCGCGCATACTTGGAGATTGA
- a CDS encoding histidine kinase response regulator hybrid protein, whose product MLNVLIVEDEIIIALHIDSIVKRMGHAVAGLATNEEEAMKYADEKRVDLLISDIRLGDGRDGIEIAEQLQTEHGCAVILITAYKDQETLKKALNLELEGYLVKPFSEPRLRGLIGSVADRYGCRG is encoded by the coding sequence GTGCTGAATGTGTTGATTGTGGAAGATGAGATCATAATAGCTCTACATATAGATAGTATTGTAAAGAGGATGGGGCACGCAGTTGCAGGGCTGGCTACGAATGAAGAGGAGGCCATGAAGTATGCCGATGAGAAGAGGGTGGATCTGCTGATATCAGATATACGGCTCGGAGATGGCAGGGACGGTATCGAGATAGCGGAGCAGCTGCAGACGGAGCACGGCTGCGCCGTCATACTGATAACCGCGTACAAGGACCAGGAGACCCTGAAAAAAGCTTTGAACCTGGAGCTGGAGGGGTATCTGGTCAAACCGTTCAGTGAACCTCGGCTGAGGGGTCTGATCGGTTCGGTGGCGGATAGATACGGCTGCCGCGGCTGA
- a CDS encoding probable outer membrane protein STY1784, whose protein sequence is MKKALLSILPALPLLAYIDVTPIEIGEHPGTNGSIALSLSNTRGNTDKTEMSGDLNIRYDSNESFALWFFGGYKYTDTEGKSIQNKGSAHLRYLHRIYTGLYFESFVQSENNRINGIKNRSVAGADLRWRIFDTASYGRLYTAAGAILEQIRFIQPQVDPMQHNIRLSSYLFYTKAFDTEARLNAYIYYQPKIGGWSDFNLYSLAELQTPVYRNFFLLFSLTYNYDSTPPRYNGVESADMEQKVSLLWKF, encoded by the coding sequence TTGAAAAAAGCGCTCCTTTCAATCCTCCCGGCCCTGCCGCTGCTCGCCTATATAGACGTAACCCCGATCGAGATAGGGGAGCACCCGGGTACGAACGGTTCCATAGCGCTCTCCCTGTCGAACACACGAGGCAATACCGACAAAACCGAGATGAGCGGAGACCTGAATATCCGCTACGACAGTAACGAAAGCTTTGCATTGTGGTTTTTCGGGGGATACAAATATACCGATACGGAAGGTAAATCGATACAGAACAAGGGGTCTGCACACCTTCGCTATCTTCACAGGATCTACACAGGACTCTACTTCGAAAGTTTCGTACAGAGCGAGAACAACAGGATAAACGGCATAAAAAACCGCTCGGTCGCCGGAGCGGATCTGAGGTGGCGCATTTTCGACACCGCTTCATACGGCAGGCTCTATACGGCGGCCGGAGCGATTCTGGAGCAGATACGCTTCATTCAGCCGCAGGTAGACCCGATGCAGCACAACATACGTCTCAGCAGCTACCTTTTCTATACAAAAGCTTTCGATACCGAAGCGCGCCTGAACGCCTACATCTACTATCAGCCGAAGATCGGAGGATGGTCCGACTTCAACCTCTACTCACTTGCCGAACTTCAGACACCGGTCTACAGGAACTTTTTCCTGCTTTTCAGCCTAACTTACAACTACGACTCCACACCGCCCCGATACAACGGTGTGGAGAGTGCCGATATGGAACAGAAGGTGTCACTGCTCTGGAAGTTTTAG
- a CDS encoding cytochrome c oxidase subunit CcoP yields MAERIKHLSILFTILLIVAVSFWINRPSVKKSPTPHTHSLQKEATECPECLEKERKKRIALLRSTAYLEHYIENIINSGSSQHLGFAYGDMQAGFADPEAAPKIAAYVVTLSGREPSRPEWVEKGRTFYISNCGGCHGEDGKGIKGTFPDLTRDPLLGIRKRLEKAQSLPESSS; encoded by the coding sequence ATGGCTGAGCGGATTAAGCACCTTTCGATTCTCTTTACAATCTTGCTGATCGTGGCGGTCTCTTTCTGGATAAACCGGCCTTCGGTGAAGAAGAGTCCGACACCCCATACGCACTCTTTGCAAAAAGAGGCTACCGAGTGCCCCGAGTGTCTGGAGAAGGAGAGAAAGAAGCGTATCGCCCTGCTACGCTCTACCGCCTACCTCGAACACTACATAGAAAATATCATAAACAGCGGATCATCCCAGCACCTGGGGTTCGCTTACGGAGATATGCAGGCCGGATTCGCTGACCCGGAAGCGGCACCGAAGATAGCGGCATACGTGGTGACACTCTCGGGAAGAGAGCCTTCCCGTCCGGAGTGGGTAGAGAAGGGGCGCACTTTTTACATAAGCAACTGCGGCGGATGCCACGGTGAAGACGGTAAGGGGATCAAAGGAACTTTTCCGGACCTTACGAGAGACCCTCTTCTCGGTATCCGAAAGAGGTTGGAAAAAGCGCAGTCACTGCCGGAAAGTTCATCTTAA
- a CDS encoding biotin carboxyl carrier protein of acetyl-CoA carboxylase: MNLKEIKDLIKVFNTSNLSRLKVQNGDFSLALEKGGEAAAPQAAPVRSAAQQPAPAEPAPVQAESEKSLPDNAVYITSPMVGTFYRSPSPDSPPFVKEGDTVRKGQPLCILEAMKIMNELEAEFDCKILEILVEDGQPVEYDMPLFLVEKV, translated from the coding sequence ATGAACCTGAAAGAGATAAAAGATCTTATAAAAGTTTTCAATACGAGCAACCTTAGCAGGCTGAAGGTCCAAAACGGCGATTTCTCTCTTGCGCTGGAGAAGGGCGGTGAAGCGGCGGCGCCTCAGGCGGCACCGGTCCGTAGCGCGGCCCAGCAGCCTGCCCCGGCGGAGCCTGCTCCCGTACAGGCGGAGAGTGAAAAGAGTCTTCCCGACAATGCGGTCTATATAACCTCACCCATGGTGGGCACCTTCTACCGCTCCCCCTCCCCGGACTCGCCGCCGTTCGTGAAAGAGGGAGATACGGTTCGCAAAGGGCAGCCTCTCTGTATCCTGGAGGCTATGAAGATCATGAACGAGCTGGAGGCGGAGTTCGATTGCAAAATTCTTGAGATTCTTGTAGAGGATGGTCAGCCGGTCGAGTACGACATGCCGCTCTTCCTGGTAGAGAAGGTTTGA
- a CDS encoding NADP-dependent malic enzyme, whose protein sequence is MPHSITKDEVLKYHEGGKIGIEITKPCDSARDLSMAYTPGVAEPCLEIEKNPSLAYSYTNRANLVAVITNGTAVLGLGDIGALASKPVMEGKSVLFKKFAGVDAFDIEIDETDPEKFIAVCKALEPTFGGINLEDIKAPECFEIERRLKSETNIPVMHDDQHGTAIITTAGLINALELTGKDIAKMKIVVIGAGAAGIACAKMYRLLGAERIVMIDSKGVVHSGRDDLNPYKAEFALETDERSLEEAVKGADMLLGLSRAGVVTKEMVASMAPKPIIFALANPVPEILPEEVAQVRSDVMMGTGRSDYPNQVNNVLGFPFIFRGALDVRATAITEGMKMAAAKALADLAKEPVPQYVKDAYGGIDLKFGPDYLIPKPFDKRVLLWESAAVARAAYEEGVAQVESFDYCRYRAKLAADMGLILADPCE, encoded by the coding sequence ATGCCTCATAGTATTACGAAAGATGAAGTTTTAAAGTATCACGAGGGAGGTAAAATCGGTATCGAGATCACCAAACCGTGCGACAGTGCGAGGGATCTTTCGATGGCCTACACCCCCGGTGTCGCCGAACCGTGCCTGGAGATAGAGAAGAACCCCTCTCTCGCCTACAGCTATACGAACAGGGCGAACCTGGTCGCGGTTATTACCAACGGCACGGCGGTACTGGGGCTCGGAGATATAGGGGCGCTTGCAAGCAAACCGGTGATGGAGGGCAAATCGGTACTTTTCAAGAAGTTTGCGGGAGTGGACGCCTTCGATATAGAGATAGACGAGACTGACCCCGAGAAGTTCATTGCCGTATGCAAGGCTCTGGAGCCGACATTCGGCGGTATCAATCTCGAAGATATAAAGGCGCCGGAGTGTTTCGAGATAGAGAGGCGTCTGAAGAGTGAGACCAATATTCCGGTAATGCACGACGATCAGCACGGTACCGCAATTATAACCACCGCCGGGCTCATAAACGCCCTGGAGTTGACGGGAAAAGATATCGCCAAGATGAAGATCGTCGTAATAGGCGCCGGGGCAGCCGGAATAGCCTGCGCGAAGATGTACCGTCTTCTGGGTGCGGAGCGTATAGTGATGATCGACTCCAAGGGGGTGGTGCACAGCGGCAGAGACGATCTCAACCCTTACAAGGCCGAGTTCGCTCTAGAAACCGACGAGAGGAGCCTGGAGGAGGCCGTGAAGGGTGCCGATATGCTGCTCGGTCTCTCCAGGGCGGGAGTCGTGACCAAAGAGATGGTGGCTTCCATGGCTCCAAAGCCCATCATCTTCGCGCTGGCCAATCCTGTTCCGGAGATTCTGCCAGAAGAGGTCGCGCAGGTGCGGAGCGACGTGATGATGGGAACCGGACGCAGCGACTACCCGAACCAGGTCAACAATGTTCTGGGTTTTCCCTTTATCTTCCGCGGGGCTCTCGATGTCAGGGCGACGGCCATTACGGAAGGGATGAAGATGGCGGCTGCCAAAGCCCTTGCCGACCTTGCCAAAGAGCCTGTGCCGCAGTATGTAAAGGATGCCTACGGAGGTATAGATCTGAAGTTCGGACCGGACTACCTGATACCGAAACCTTTCGACAAGAGGGTGCTTCTGTGGGAGTCCGCGGCGGTAGCCAGGGCCGCATACGAAGAGGGTGTGGCGCAGGTGGAGAGTTTCGACTACTGCAGGTACCGGGCGAAGCTGGCGGCCGATATGGGTCTGATATTGGCCGACCCGTGTGAATAG
- a CDS encoding biotin carboxylase of acetyl-CoA carboxylase → MAKIRRILIANRGEIALRAIRTIKEMGKEAVAVYSTADKDASYLRLADATICIGGPKSAESYLNIPSIIAAAEVSECDAIFPGYGFLSENQNFVEICRFHNIKFIGPSVEVMAMMSDKSKAKQVMKEAGVPVIPGSDGAVKDVEEARRLAKEMGFPVILKAAAGGGGRGMRVVEDESYIENAYLAAESEAITAFGDGTIYMEKFIENPRHIEVQVLADSHGNAVHIGERDCSMQRRHQKLIEESPALFLDEETRSRLHEAAVKATKHIGYESAGTFEFLVDKHRNFYFMEMNTRLQVEHCVSEMVSGIDIIEWMIRIAEGETLFDQSEVELRGHAIECRITAEDPVSFMPCPGKINKWIAPGGKDVRIDSHAHAGYIIPQHYDSMIGKVIVWGENRERAIKKMQRAMDEFEVGGIKTVIDFHRRMMRNPDFIENRFDTKYLESHL, encoded by the coding sequence ATGGCTAAGATCAGACGTATTCTCATCGCGAACCGCGGGGAGATTGCTCTCAGGGCGATCAGAACCATAAAGGAGATGGGCAAAGAGGCTGTGGCGGTATACTCCACGGCCGACAAAGATGCCAGCTACCTCCGGCTGGCGGATGCTACGATCTGCATAGGCGGCCCCAAGAGTGCGGAGAGCTACCTCAATATCCCATCCATCATCGCCGCGGCCGAAGTGAGCGAGTGCGATGCCATCTTTCCCGGCTACGGCTTTTTGAGTGAAAATCAGAATTTTGTGGAGATATGCAGGTTCCACAATATCAAGTTCATCGGTCCGAGTGTCGAAGTGATGGCGATGATGAGCGACAAAAGCAAGGCGAAGCAGGTTATGAAAGAGGCGGGCGTGCCGGTTATTCCCGGAAGCGACGGCGCAGTAAAAGATGTGGAGGAGGCGCGCAGGCTGGCGAAGGAGATGGGCTTTCCGGTGATTCTCAAAGCCGCCGCCGGCGGCGGAGGCCGGGGAATGCGCGTCGTCGAAGACGAGAGCTATATCGAGAACGCCTATCTCGCGGCCGAGAGCGAGGCGATAACGGCCTTTGGAGACGGCACCATCTATATGGAGAAGTTCATTGAGAACCCGAGGCACATCGAGGTGCAGGTGCTTGCCGACAGCCACGGAAATGCAGTACATATAGGCGAAAGGGACTGCTCTATGCAGAGGCGGCACCAGAAGCTCATTGAGGAGTCTCCGGCGCTCTTTCTTGATGAAGAGACCCGCTCCAGGCTGCATGAAGCCGCCGTCAAAGCGACTAAGCATATCGGTTACGAGAGTGCCGGTACATTCGAATTTCTGGTCGACAAGCACAGGAACTTCTACTTTATGGAGATGAATACGCGCCTTCAGGTGGAGCACTGTGTCAGCGAAATGGTGAGCGGAATAGATATTATAGAGTGGATGATAAGGATTGCCGAAGGCGAAACGCTTTTCGATCAGAGCGAGGTGGAGCTGAGAGGACATGCCATAGAGTGCCGTATCACCGCCGAAGATCCTGTCAGTTTCATGCCGTGCCCGGGAAAGATCAACAAGTGGATCGCCCCGGGCGGCAAGGATGTCCGAATAGACTCACACGCCCACGCCGGCTATATTATCCCCCAGCACTACGACTCCATGATCGGTAAGGTGATCGTATGGGGCGAGAACCGCGAGAGAGCCATCAAAAAGATGCAAAGAGCGATGGACGAATTCGAAGTGGGAGGGATAAAGACTGTCATAGATTTTCACCGCCGCATGATGAGAAACCCTGACTTCATCGAGAACCGTTTCGATACCAAGTATCTGGAGTCCCACCTTTAG